Proteins from one Telopea speciosissima isolate NSW1024214 ecotype Mountain lineage chromosome 1, Tspe_v1, whole genome shotgun sequence genomic window:
- the LOC122666843 gene encoding putative calcium-transporting ATPase 13, plasma membrane-type — protein MCDSMVQHCPLDLFNTIHLISIPQKRWRRAFFAICSSRILVSLAKDAIAKKKDKLFTAFSRTPSYTVLEIESNISEVSSHCDFNADNEALLIDIVKEKNPDRLNQLGGVEAVAAALLTDVENGIHGDAEDVASRRNKFGSNTYPKPPLKSLFHFVLEAFKDTIILILLGCAILSLGFGIRENGWKDGWYDGGSIFVAVFIVITVSAFSNYRQSRQFEKLSSISDNIQIDVVRSGRRSQISMFDIVVGDIVCLKIGDQIPADGLFLDGYSLQIDESSMTGESDHVEVDGSRNPFLISGAKVADGYGRMLVTSVGMNTSWGEMMSSINRDSTERTPLQERLDKLTLSIGKVGLAVAFLVLVVLLVRYFTGNTEDDYGNQEFNGSKTKINDILNAVVRIIADAVTIVVVAIPEGLPLAVTLTLAYSMKRMMADQAMVRKLMACETMGSATTICTDKTGTLTMNQMKVTEFWLGQDAIKDYASPTISSIILDLLHQGAGLNSTGAVYKPHSQAVPEFSGSPTEKAILSWSVLELKMDIEALKKTCTVLQVEAFNSEKKRSGLLMKKNGEKMIHIHWKGAAEMILAMCSSYNDRKGSLKFMGENERKKFEEIIESMAANSLRCIAFAHKEIIEEELEYREDGKIHEKLSEGLTLLGLVGLKDPCRPGVRKAVEACKDAGVHIKMITGDNIFTARAIAIECGILDPNQVSGNGEVVEGVEFRNYTPEERMEKVDRIHVMARSSPFDKLLMVQCLKQKGHVVAVTGDGTNDAPALKEADIGLSMGIQGTEVAKESSDIVILDDNFASVATVLRWGRCVYNNIQKFIQFQLTVNVAALVINFVAAISAGKVPLTAVQLLWVNLIMDTLGALALATERPTEELMEKPPVGRTEPLITNVMWRNLMAQALYQVSILLTLQFRGESIFSVDTKVNDTLIFNTFVLCQVFNEFNARKLEKKNVFKGLHKNKLFLGIVGITIILQVVMVEFLKKFANTERLNWKEWCVCIGLAAISWPIGWIVKWIPVPEKPFLSFLKWEGYKSRKI, from the coding sequence ATGTGCGACTCCATGGTGCAGCATTGCCCACTTGACTTGTTCAACACCATTCATCTAATTAGCATACCCCAGAAGAGATGGCGCCGTGCTTTCTTTGCTATCTGTTCTTCCCGCATCTTAGTCTCTCTTGCCAAAGATGCTATTGCTAAGAAGAAGGATAAGCTCTTTACTGCCTTCTCTCGCACACCATCATACACCGTCCTCGAAATCGAATCCAATATTAGTGAGGTAAGTTCACACTGCGACTTCAATGCTGATAATGAGGCCCTCCTCATCGATATCGTGAAGGAGAAGAACCCAGATCGTCTGAATCAACTTGGAGGAGTGGAAGCAGTTGCTGCTGCACTTCTAACTGATGTGGAGAATGGAATCCATGGTGATGCTGAAGATGTTGCATCTCGTCGCAATAAATTTGGATCAAATACTTACCCAAAACCACCTCTAAAGAGTCTCTTCCATTTCGTGTTGGAGGCTTTCAAGGACACCATAATTCTCATTCTCTTGGGCTGTGCAATTCTGTCTCTTGGGTTCGGCATCAGAGAGAATGGATGGAAAGATGGGTGGTACGATGGTGGTAGTATATTTGTTGCTGTCTTTATTGTTATTACTGTCTCTGCCTTCAGTAACTACAGGCAATCCAGACAATTTGAGAAGCTCTCAAGCATTAGCGACAACATCCAAATCGATGTCGTTAGGAGTGGGCGGCGCAGCCAGATTTCCATGTTCGACATTGTTGTGGGAGACATTGTGTGTCTCAAAATTGGCGATCAGATTCCTGCAGATGGCCTCTTCTTAGATGGTTATTCCTTACAAATTGACGAGTCTAGCATGACAGGGGAGAGTGATCATGTTGAAGTGGATGGCAGCAGAAACCCATTCCTCATCTCTGGTGCCAAGGTGGCTGACGGTTATGGTCGCATGCTGGTTACCTCGGTCGGCATGAACACATCATGGGGTGAGATGATGAGCTCTATAAACCGTGACTCTACTGAACGAACACCATTACAAGAGCGGCTTGACAAATTAACCTTGTCAATAGGGAAGGTTGGTTTGGCAGTTGCATTCCTCGTTCTTGTTGTGTTGTTGGTTCGTTATTTCACGGGGAATACAGAAGATGACTATGGTAATCAAGAGTTCAATGGCAGCAAGACGAAGATCAATGACATATTGAATGCTGTTGTTCGTATTATTGCCGATGCTGTTACCATCGTAGTTGTGGCGATTCCAGAAGGATTGCCTCTGGCTGTCACACTCACTCTTGCTTATTCCATGAAAAGAATGATGGCTGATCAAgcaatggtcagaaaactcatggCCTGTGAGACAATGGGTTCGGCCACCACTATCTGTACCGATAAAACGGGTACTCTCACCATGAATCAAATGAAGGTGACCGAGTTTTGGCTTGGTCAAGATGCCATAAAAGATTATGCATCCCCAACAATTTCTTCTATTATTCTTGACTTGCTCCACCAGGGAGCTGGTCTGAACTCCACTGGAGCCGTTTATAAACCCCATTCACAAGCAGTGCCCGAGTTCTCTGGTAGCCCAACTGAGAAAGCCATCCTATCTTGGTCTGTCTTAGAATTGAAGATGGACATTGAGGCGCTGAAGAAGACTTGTACCGTTCTCCAGGTAGAAGCCTTCAATTCAGAAAAGAAACGCAGCGGTCtattgatgaagaagaatggtGAGAAAATGATCCATATACACTGGAAAGGAGCAGCTGAGATGATACTAGCAATGTGTTCCAGCTACAATGACAGAAAAGGAAGCTTGAAATTCATGGGTGAAAATGAAAGGAAGAAATTCGAAGAGATAATTGAAAGTATGGCAGCTAACAGCCTCCGATGCATTGCTTTTGCTCACAAAgagatcattgaagaagagttGGAGTACAGAGAAGATGGAAAGATTCACGAAAAGCTAAGTGAGGGTTTAACCTTGTTAGGGTTAGTAGGTCTAAAGGATCCATGCCGACCAGGGGTAAGAAAGGCTGTGGAAGCTTGCAAAGATGCTGGAGTGCACATCAAAATGATCACTGGAGACAACATTTTCACAGCGAGGGCAATAGCCATTGAATGTGGGATACTCGATCCAAATCAGGTCTCTGGTAATGGAGAGGTTGTGGAGGGTGTGGAGTTTCGAAATTACACACCAGAAGAAAGGATGGAGAAGGTTGATAGAATCCATGTGATGGCAAGGTCGTCCCCATTTGACAAGCTTTTGATGGTACAATGCTTGAAGCAGAAAGGCCATGTGGTGGCGGTCACCGGTGATGGAACAAATGATGCGCCGGCATTGAAAGAGGCTGATATTGGACTTTCTATGGGGATTCAGGGAACTGAAGTTGCCAAGGAGAGTTCGGATATTGTTATCTTGGATGATAACTTTGCTTCAGTGGCCACAGTTTTAAGGTGGGGGAGATGTGTTTATAACAACATCCAAAAATTTATTCAATTCCAACTCACTGTGAACGTTGCTGCTCTTGTGATCAACTTTGTTGCAGCAATTTCTGCTGGCAAAGTTCCACTAACAGCAGTTCAATTGCTGTGGGTGAACCTGATCATGGACACATTGGGGGCTTTGGCTCTTGCCACTGAGCGACCCACTGAGGAGCTAATGGAGAAGCCACCAGTGGGTCGGACTGAGCCACTTATAACCAATGTAATGTGGAGGAATCTCATGGCTCAAGCTCTGTATCAGGTATCTATCCTCTTGACCCTACAGTTCAGAGGTGAGTCTATCTTCTCCGTGGATACGAAGGTTAATGATACCCTGATCTTCAACACTTTTGTGCTATGCCAAGTGTTCAATGAGTTCAATGCAAGgaagctggagaagaagaacGTCTTCAAGGGATTACACAAGAACAAGTTATTTCTAGGGATAGTGGGGATAACCATCATTCTTCAGGTAGTGATGGTCGAATTTCTGAAGAAGTTTGCAAACACAGAGAGGTTAAATTGGAAGGAATGGTGTGTGTGCATTGGTCTTGCAGCCATATCTTGGCCAATTGGGTGGATTGTGAAATGGATACCAGTTCcagaaaaaccatttctaagTTTTCTCAAGTGGGAGGGCTACAAAAGCAGAAAGATTTaa